A DNA window from Heteronotia binoei isolate CCM8104 ecotype False Entrance Well unplaced genomic scaffold, APGP_CSIRO_Hbin_v1 ptg001301l, whole genome shotgun sequence contains the following coding sequences:
- the LOC132590990 gene encoding ubiquilin-1-like encodes MEILGKGQEGTLPCPPIAPSPSFICVTAKSPKASAQFVLPETCTIQQFKEDIAKRFKCESSQLVLVFFGRILKDQATLRQCGINDGMTVHLVIRSQPRDMEDLLPYRPRMPACPQAPSLGPTPFSLGTQGSWGPPESRLASPEWLPVPTSETIVQKVRQVILANPEIQQLAQQVPSISHILNNADIMRVILDKMREIMDLARSPEMVMLPEPKGPDQALASLQSNVPGGDNPLRQLNSEVQEPGLNPGQDCFGPNPYATLGRGPCPFPEQGTLRGQECHSLASPSTTSLGSVEGGLCNGWVRPLGPSPSLPSLAYCSGMEPFVTQNPDPAEIPLMIVNLCNAYTKRMMITLMQNALLASQNAQAGQQEQIQDQVTNLSQQMQSPEMTAAMSNPTAIQAWVQMEQGLQTLLGEAPVLIPWFMLRLRGLESAARGGQGAGAPSCPGPAVAE; translated from the coding sequence ATGGAGATTCTGGGCAAAGGTCAAGAGGGCACCCTGCCCTGCCCGCCGATAGCCCCCAGCCCCAGCTTCATCTGCGTCACGGCCAAGTCCCCCAAAGCCAGCGCCCAGTTTGTGCTCCCGGAGACCTGCACCATCCAGCAGTTCAAGGAAGACATTGCCAAGCGCTTCAAGTGCGAGAGCAGCCAGCTGGTGCTGGTCTTCTTTGGGAGGATCCTGAAGGACCAGGCCACCCTCCGGCAGTGCGGGATCAACGACGGGATGACCGTCCACCTGGTGATCAGGTCCCAGCCGAGAGACATGGAAGACCTGCTGCCTTACAGGCCCCGGATGCCAGCCtgcccccaggccccctccctcGGCCCCACCCCGTTCAGCCTCGGCACGCAGGGCTCCTGGGGCCCTCCAGAGTCCCGCCTCGCCAGCCCCGAGTGGCTCCCCGTGCCCACCTCCGAGACGATCGTCCAGAAGGTGCGGCAGGTGATCCTGGCCAACCCGGAGATCCAGCAGCTGGCCCAGCAGGTCCCCTCCATCAGCCACATCCTCAACAACGCCGACATCATGCGGGTGATCCTGGACAAGATGCGGGAGATTATGGACTTGGCCCGCAGCCCCGAGATGGTGATGCTTCCGGAGCCGAAGGGCCCCGACCAAGCCCTGGCCAGCCTGCAGAGCAACGTCCCCGGCGGGGACAACCCCTTGCGGCAGCTCAACAGCGAGGTGCAGGAGCCGGGGCTGAACCCGGGCCAAGACTGCTTCGGGCCCAACCCCTACGCCACCCTGGGGAGGGGCCCTTGCCCGTTCCCAGAGCAGGGCACCCTCCGGGGCCAGGAGTGCCATTCCCTGGCCTCCCCCAGCACCACCAGCCTGGGCAGCGTGGAAGGGGGGCTCTGCAACGGCTGGGTGCGTCCTCTGGGGCCCAGCCCCTCTCTGCCCAGCCTGGCCTACTGCTCCGGGATGGAACCCTTCGTCACCCAGAACCCGGACCCTGCCGAGATCCCCCTGATGATTGTGAACCTCTGCAACGCCTACACCAAGCGCATGATGATCACCCTCATGCAGAACGCCCTGCTGGCCTCCCAGAACGCCCAGGCGGGCCAGCAGGAGCAGATCCAGGACCAGGTGACCAACCTCTCCCAGCAGATGCAGAGCCCGGAGATGACGGCCGCCATGTCCAACCCCACCGCCATCCAGGCCTGGGTGCAGATGGAGCAGGGCCTGCAGACCCTCCTGGGGGAAGCCCCCGTCCTCATCCCGTGGTTCATGCTGCGGCTGCGGGGGCTGGAGAGCGCCGCCAGGGGGGGCCAGGGGGCTGGGGCCCCGTCTTGCCCGGGCCCGGCCGTTGCTGAGTA